One region of Faecalibacter bovis genomic DNA includes:
- a CDS encoding exo-beta-N-acetylmuramidase NamZ family protein, with translation MKKLVKYTSIALLLSTPLFTIAQTFNQKVQIKENRQFVREVYGLSIGLGAENTNAYLSKLKGKKVGVVSNQTGILRTNPSQLEYKNTIHLVDFLINNDINVVKIYSPEHGFRGDADAGAKVKSGVDSKTGLPIVSLYGNNRKPTADQIKDIDILLFDMQDVGARFYTYISTLHYVMEAAAENGKKVIVLDRPNPNAHYIDGPVMQPEFTSFVGMHKVPIVYGMTIGEYAQMINGEGWLKNKMKANLQVIPLSNYTHTKRYTLPVKPSPNLPNDRSINLYPSTCLFEGTNVNEGRGTEIQFQVYGSPYLKNMPFEYKPISRPGATSPKFKDEVCYGEDLSQEPYMSEISLKWLINAYKNNTKQPFWTLNSKKLWIDQLSGTADLRKQIEAGWSEDRIKATWQKDLEEFKKVRAKYLIY, from the coding sequence ATGAAAAAACTTGTCAAATATACATCAATTGCTTTACTTCTAAGCACACCTTTATTTACGATTGCACAAACTTTTAATCAAAAAGTTCAAATTAAAGAAAATAGACAATTTGTAAGAGAAGTTTATGGATTATCTATCGGTTTAGGCGCCGAAAATACCAATGCTTATTTATCAAAACTGAAGGGTAAAAAAGTTGGAGTAGTTTCTAATCAAACTGGAATTTTAAGAACAAATCCTTCACAATTAGAATATAAAAACACTATTCATTTAGTTGATTTCCTTATCAATAACGATATAAATGTCGTGAAAATTTATTCGCCAGAACATGGATTTCGTGGAGATGCTGATGCTGGAGCAAAAGTAAAATCAGGCGTTGATTCTAAAACTGGATTACCAATCGTTTCTTTGTACGGGAATAATAGAAAACCAACTGCGGATCAAATAAAAGACATTGATATTTTATTGTTTGACATGCAAGATGTGGGCGCACGCTTTTACACTTATATTTCTACATTACATTATGTGATGGAAGCCGCTGCTGAAAATGGTAAGAAAGTGATCGTATTAGATCGTCCAAATCCCAATGCACATTATATTGATGGGCCTGTAATGCAACCAGAATTTACATCTTTTGTAGGAATGCACAAAGTTCCAATTGTTTATGGAATGACGATTGGCGAATATGCACAAATGATTAATGGGGAAGGTTGGCTAAAAAATAAGATGAAAGCGAATTTACAAGTGATTCCTTTATCAAATTACACGCATACAAAAAGGTACACATTACCTGTAAAACCTTCGCCTAATTTACCAAATGATCGTTCGATCAATTTATATCCAAGTACATGTTTATTTGAAGGTACAAATGTGAATGAAGGTCGAGGAACAGAAATTCAATTCCAAGTATATGGTTCGCCTTATTTGAAAAATATGCCTTTTGAGTACAAACCAATTTCTAGACCTGGAGCTACAAGCCCAAAATTTAAAGATGAAGTTTGTTACGGGGAAGATTTATCGCAAGAACCGTATATGAGTGAAATTTCGTTAAAATGGTTGATTAATGCGTATAAAAACAATACCAAACAGCCATTTTGGACTTTAAATAGTAAGAAACTTTGGATCGATCAATTATCTGGAACTGCTGATTTAAGAAAACAGATTGAAGCCGGTTGGTCAGAAGATCGTATAAAAGCTACTTGGCAAAAAGACTTAGAAGAATTTAAAAAAGTTAGAGCAAAATATTTGATTTACTAA
- a CDS encoding ABC transporter permease — MNFSWWFSKKIALGKNTKNNLSSIIIRIGQVAVALGIIVSLVTISTGVGARKAIKSKLADFNGHITIKNYNSNNSLNSDSLSINQAFYPTFKQIPEIEHVQAIANKSGVIRTAENFSGVVFKGVGTDYDTVRFQNFLVKGSFPKINKDSILNDVVLSQKIADELKLDIDSSFVMYFIRDESKPVYRRFNVKGIYKSDIKNFDDIVMLGDIKQVQNLNKWDSTTVGSFELFVKDVEDIEKISAEVAKNIPYNLLSEGASDSFAQINEWITIFDKNIVIIVVIMLFVVIINMVMVLLILILERTQSIGLLKAFGATNWKVRTLFIYYAIFIMLPGLIAGNVIGLGLLLIQKYFKIIKLPAENYYISVAPVYLDIPTIVLLNAGAIIICAIVLLLPSYMISKITPAKAINFR; from the coding sequence TTGAACTTTTCTTGGTGGTTTTCTAAAAAAATAGCGCTTGGTAAAAATACTAAAAATAACTTATCAAGCATTATCATTCGTATCGGACAAGTAGCTGTAGCTTTAGGAATAATTGTTTCATTGGTTACAATTTCTACAGGTGTTGGTGCGCGTAAAGCGATCAAAAGTAAATTAGCCGATTTTAACGGACATATTACGATTAAAAATTACAATAGTAATAATTCTTTAAATTCAGATTCGTTATCAATTAATCAAGCTTTTTATCCCACGTTTAAACAAATTCCTGAAATTGAGCATGTGCAAGCCATCGCTAACAAAAGTGGTGTGATTCGTACGGCCGAAAATTTTAGTGGAGTAGTTTTTAAAGGGGTCGGAACGGATTATGATACCGTTCGATTTCAGAATTTTTTAGTAAAAGGTTCGTTTCCAAAAATTAATAAAGATTCAATTCTAAACGACGTTGTTCTTTCTCAAAAAATTGCAGATGAATTAAAATTAGATATTGATAGTTCATTTGTCATGTATTTTATTCGTGACGAAAGTAAGCCAGTTTATCGTCGATTTAATGTGAAAGGAATTTATAAATCTGACATTAAAAATTTTGATGATATCGTAATGTTAGGTGACATCAAACAAGTACAAAATCTAAACAAATGGGATTCGACAACCGTTGGTAGTTTTGAATTATTTGTAAAAGATGTTGAGGATATTGAAAAAATTTCAGCAGAAGTTGCTAAAAATATTCCTTATAATTTGTTGTCAGAAGGAGCATCGGATTCTTTTGCTCAAATCAATGAATGGATTACGATATTTGATAAAAACATTGTCATCATTGTTGTGATTATGCTTTTCGTTGTAATCATTAATATGGTTATGGTTCTTTTAATTCTTATTCTGGAAAGAACACAATCCATCGGACTTTTAAAAGCTTTTGGAGCTACAAATTGGAAAGTAAGAACTCTATTTATCTATTACGCTATATTTATTATGTTACCAGGTTTAATCGCTGGAAATGTAATAGGTTTAGGGTTATTATTGATCCAGAAATATTTTAAAATCATCAAACTTCCAGCAGAGAATTATTATATATCTGTTGCACCAGTTTATTTGGATATTCCAACAATTGTATTATTAAATGCAGGAGCTATCATAATTTGTGCAATTGTATTACTTTTGCCATCGTATATGATTTCTAAAATAACACCTGCTAAAGCAATCAATTTTAGATAA
- a CDS encoding pyridoxal-phosphate dependent enzyme, with the protein MKYANNILETIGNTPLVKINHITKDLPCTVLAKVEYFNPGHSCKDRMALKMVEDAEKDGRLVPGGTIIEGTSGNTGMGLALAAVIKGYKLICVITDKQSKEKMDILRAVGAKVVVCPTDVEPTDPRSYYSVSKRLAEETPNGWYVNQYDNPSNAQANYEQTGPEIWEQTEGKVTHFIVGVGTGGTISGVGKYLKEQNPNVKVWGVDTYGSVFKKYKETGIFDENEVYSYVTEGIGEDILPENVDFDIIDGFTKVTDKDAAVYTRRLALEEGLFVGMSSGSAIKGLLQLKDEFGPDDVVVVLFHDSGSRYVGKIFNDDWMRDRGYLEDEVKTAADLIQEHIDKPLVIARTEELASHAIDRMRRFKISQIPVVDINGFAGSLDESDLFQAYMQDPNIAEKPIREIMGAAYPVVKANATVEEVSKLITKDNQAVLIELENGKHHIITKYDIINSIK; encoded by the coding sequence ATGAAATACGCAAATAATATATTAGAAACGATTGGTAATACGCCTTTAGTTAAAATTAATCACATTACTAAAGACTTACCATGTACAGTTTTAGCAAAAGTAGAATACTTTAACCCAGGACATTCTTGTAAAGACCGTATGGCTTTAAAAATGGTTGAAGATGCTGAAAAAGACGGACGTTTAGTTCCAGGTGGTACAATTATCGAAGGTACTTCTGGTAATACAGGAATGGGATTAGCTTTAGCTGCAGTTATCAAAGGTTATAAATTAATTTGTGTAATTACAGATAAGCAATCAAAAGAGAAAATGGATATCTTACGTGCTGTAGGTGCGAAAGTTGTTGTTTGCCCGACAGATGTTGAGCCAACAGATCCGCGTTCTTACTACTCAGTTTCTAAGCGTTTAGCTGAAGAAACTCCAAACGGATGGTACGTTAACCAATACGATAATCCATCAAATGCACAAGCTAACTACGAGCAAACTGGTCCAGAAATCTGGGAACAGACAGAAGGAAAAGTAACACACTTTATCGTAGGTGTTGGTACAGGAGGAACAATCTCTGGAGTTGGAAAATACTTAAAAGAGCAAAATCCTAATGTAAAAGTTTGGGGTGTTGATACATACGGTTCAGTTTTCAAAAAATATAAAGAAACTGGAATTTTCGATGAAAACGAAGTTTATTCTTATGTAACAGAAGGTATTGGTGAAGATATTTTACCAGAAAATGTAGATTTCGATATCATCGATGGTTTCACGAAAGTTACAGATAAAGATGCTGCTGTTTACACGCGTCGTTTAGCTTTAGAAGAAGGTTTATTTGTTGGTATGTCTTCTGGTTCTGCTATTAAAGGATTATTACAATTGAAGGACGAATTTGGTCCAGATGATGTAGTTGTCGTATTATTCCACGATTCAGGTTCTCGTTATGTTGGTAAAATTTTTAACGATGATTGGATGCGCGACAGAGGTTACTTAGAAGATGAGGTTAAAACTGCTGCAGATTTAATTCAAGAACATATCGATAAACCATTAGTTATTGCTCGTACAGAAGAATTAGCTTCACACGCGATTGATCGTATGCGTCGTTTCAAAATTTCTCAAATTCCAGTGGTTGACATCAACGGATTTGCAGGTTCTTTAGACGAATCAGATTTATTCCAAGCGTATATGCAAGATCCAAATATTGCTGAAAAACCAATTCGAGAAATTATGGGAGCTGCTTATCCAGTAGTTAAAGCAAATGCAACGGTAGAAGAAGTTTCTAAATTAATTACGAAAGACAACCAAGCGGTATTGATTGAGTTAGAGAATGGTAAACATCATATCATTACAAAATACGATATCATCAATTCGATTAAATAA
- the lptB gene encoding LPS export ABC transporter ATP-binding protein, which translates to MVLRGENLIKDYGKKHVVKGVSFQVEQGEIIGLLGPNGAGKTTSFYMIVGLVSATQGKVFLDKQDITKDPMYKRAQKGIGYLAQEASIFRKLSVEDNIKSVLQFTKYSKKEQQMKVDALIEEFSLEHVRKNRGDLLSGGERRRCEIARCLATEPNFILLDEPFAGVDPIAVEDIQKIVRSLKDKNIGILITDHNVSQTLAITDKTYIMFEGKILKSGSPEELANDPDVRRVYLGENFTYQQI; encoded by the coding sequence ATTGTATTAAGAGGAGAAAATTTAATTAAAGATTACGGCAAAAAACACGTCGTAAAAGGAGTTTCTTTCCAAGTAGAACAAGGAGAAATTATTGGATTATTAGGACCAAATGGAGCAGGAAAAACAACTTCTTTCTATATGATTGTAGGTTTAGTTTCGGCAACACAAGGTAAAGTGTTCTTGGATAAACAAGACATTACGAAAGATCCAATGTACAAACGTGCACAAAAAGGTATCGGATATTTAGCGCAAGAAGCGTCTATTTTCCGAAAACTTTCAGTGGAAGATAACATCAAATCAGTTTTACAATTCACCAAATATTCGAAAAAGGAACAACAAATGAAAGTTGATGCCTTAATCGAGGAGTTTTCATTAGAACACGTTCGTAAAAATCGTGGAGATTTATTATCAGGTGGTGAACGTCGTCGTTGCGAAATCGCACGATGTTTAGCAACCGAACCTAATTTCATTTTATTGGACGAACCTTTTGCTGGGGTTGACCCAATTGCGGTAGAAGATATTCAAAAGATTGTTCGTTCGTTAAAGGATAAGAACATCGGGATTTTAATTACCGATCACAACGTTTCTCAGACGTTAGCAATTACTGATAAAACATACATTATGTTTGAAGGTAAAATCTTAAAATCAGGTTCGCCAGAAGAGTTAGCGAATGATCCAGATGTGCGTCGTGTGTACTTAGGTGAAAACTTTACTTATCAACAGATTTAA
- a CDS encoding porin family protein, with translation MKTYLSVLLISISSIIFAQIKFEPGYIILKDGSRKDVLIKNMDWRSNPTKIEIKTNENLKSEIIPIEELQLFEIFYSSKYIKSTVLIDESSSDLSKLTYESEPKFIKKDLLLKVLVMGEANLYSFSEGDEQKFFYATADKNIEQLIYKPYWFESNKIAYNKSYRSQLIKSFKCDAVSKENLMKINYREKDLINLFQKINNCQNTEVEYLNTHSSNKKIDFNLNIRPRINFNSLDFQTNNIEFRNLTFDKKLTFGIGLEAEFILPFYKNKWAILIEPNYVSYKAENVSVAEISGITTTHSLNYQALDVPIGVRHYMFLNEKSKLFINAQFIPIFSLDSKIEAKRNSTNVGVIEFGNGTNLGIGAGYKYLDRYSLEMRYVTDLKSKGDYDSKFNMLSIILGYKIF, from the coding sequence ATGAAAACTTACTTATCAGTATTACTAATATCAATTAGTTCTATAATTTTTGCTCAAATAAAATTTGAGCCTGGTTACATCATTTTAAAAGATGGTTCAAGAAAAGATGTTTTAATAAAAAACATGGATTGGAGATCTAATCCAACTAAAATAGAAATTAAGACTAATGAAAATTTAAAATCTGAAATTATACCAATAGAAGAACTTCAATTATTCGAAATTTTCTATTCTTCAAAATATATAAAATCAACTGTATTAATTGATGAATCTTCTTCAGATTTAAGTAAATTAACTTACGAAAGTGAGCCAAAATTTATTAAAAAAGACTTGTTATTAAAGGTTTTGGTGATGGGTGAAGCAAATTTATATAGCTTTTCTGAAGGTGATGAACAAAAATTCTTTTACGCTACAGCTGATAAGAATATAGAACAATTGATCTATAAGCCCTATTGGTTTGAAAGTAATAAAATTGCCTACAATAAAAGTTATAGATCACAATTAATTAAATCTTTCAAGTGTGATGCTGTATCAAAAGAAAATTTGATGAAAATTAATTATCGTGAAAAAGATTTGATTAATTTATTTCAGAAAATAAATAATTGTCAAAACACCGAAGTTGAATATCTTAATACACATTCATCTAATAAAAAAATTGATTTCAATTTAAATATTAGACCTCGTATAAATTTTAATTCACTAGATTTTCAAACTAATAATATAGAATTTAGAAATTTAACTTTTGATAAAAAACTAACTTTCGGAATTGGATTAGAAGCAGAATTTATATTACCATTTTACAAAAATAAATGGGCAATATTAATCGAGCCAAATTATGTTTCATATAAAGCTGAAAATGTTTCTGTTGCAGAGATTTCTGGAATCACAACTACGCATTCTTTAAATTACCAAGCGTTAGATGTTCCAATTGGTGTAAGACACTATATGTTTTTGAATGAAAAATCAAAGTTGTTTATTAATGCTCAATTTATTCCAATTTTTAGTTTAGATTCTAAAATAGAAGCTAAAAGAAATAGTACTAACGTTGGTGTTATTGAGTTTGGAAACGGAACAAATCTAGGAATTGGTGCAGGATATAAATATTTAGATCGTTATAGTTTAGAAATGCGTTATGTAACAGATTTAAAAAGTAAAGGAGATTATGATAGCAAATTCAATATGCTTTCAATAATCTTAGGTTATAAAATATTCTAA
- a CDS encoding bestrophin family protein, whose translation MKIYNPKEWFHAVVNFPKSDTFLKLLPFIIFMGAYSALIAYFELEYLNLSSKSWLKEITTVHSLLGFVISMLLVFRTNSAYDRWWEGRKQWGALTNASRNLAIKLNGMLAENDSENRDFFKQMIPMYAKTLFSFLRSDYTKFMLDEDKYFNMNLIEKHGPNHIANLMYQRITLLHRQKIFDSYQMIILDKEFEEFTNICGACERIKNTPIPYSYSSFIKKFIVLYVITLPIGLVFSMGYFTAIAVPFIFYVLASLELIAETIEEPFGTDLDDLPIEQITMNIEKHVAEIIN comes from the coding sequence ATGAAAATTTATAATCCTAAGGAATGGTTTCATGCTGTTGTCAACTTCCCAAAATCGGATACTTTTTTAAAGCTCTTACCATTCATTATTTTTATGGGAGCTTATTCTGCATTGATTGCATATTTTGAATTAGAGTACCTGAACTTATCATCAAAATCATGGTTGAAAGAAATTACAACTGTACATTCTTTATTAGGATTTGTTATATCAATGTTGTTGGTTTTTCGTACCAATTCGGCGTATGATCGTTGGTGGGAAGGACGAAAACAATGGGGCGCTTTAACAAATGCTTCTAGAAATTTAGCAATAAAATTAAATGGAATGTTGGCAGAAAATGATTCTGAAAATCGAGATTTCTTTAAACAAATGATTCCAATGTATGCAAAAACATTGTTTAGTTTTTTGCGAAGCGATTATACTAAATTCATGTTGGATGAAGATAAATATTTCAATATGAATTTAATTGAAAAACATGGTCCCAATCATATCGCAAATTTGATGTATCAAAGAATTACCTTGTTGCATCGCCAAAAGATTTTTGATTCATATCAAATGATCATATTAGATAAAGAATTTGAAGAATTTACAAATATCTGTGGAGCTTGCGAACGTATAAAAAATACACCAATTCCATATTCATATAGTTCATTTATAAAGAAGTTTATTGTACTATATGTTATAACTTTGCCAATTGGATTAGTTTTTTCCATGGGCTATTTCACTGCTATTGCAGTTCCATTTATTTTTTATGTTTTGGCATCTCTCGAATTAATTGCTGAAACAATAGAAGAACCTTTTGGTACTGATTTGGATGATTTACCGATTGAACAAATTACCATGAATATTGAAAAACATGTTGCTGAAATAATTAATTAG
- a CDS encoding metallophosphoesterase family protein, with protein sequence MKILHTADWHLGKKLDNFSRLDEQILVMNEIVEIAEEQQVDLVIIAGDLFDTFNPSVEAVELFYITLKRLANNGERPVIAIGGNHDSPDRIDAPDPLARECGIILIGYPNAVINPFQLNGFKITQSDAGFIELQLKNSDTPIRIIHTAYANEVRLKQYFGENKDEELNKVLKHQWNTIAEKYCDENGINLLVAHLYMNSQGTAILLEEPEGEKPIKIGNADLVFSDAIPSQIQYTALGHLHGFNNVGTAEKPIVYSSSPLCYSFSEAGQTKYVSIIDAEPNQVVKFEKIALKNGRPLIRKKFDNIDSAVSWLNENQNTLVELTLESDTFLKTDDRKLIYQSHDGIIHLIPKIKNNQVENPIHTDINLDKDMKELFKDYFKSKNGNQDPNDEIVDLFNEVMNS encoded by the coding sequence ATGAAAATTCTACACACTGCTGATTGGCACTTGGGTAAAAAATTGGATAACTTTTCTCGCTTGGATGAGCAGATTTTAGTAATGAACGAAATCGTCGAAATTGCCGAAGAGCAACAAGTCGATTTAGTTATAATAGCTGGTGATTTGTTCGATACATTTAATCCAAGCGTAGAAGCGGTCGAATTATTTTATATAACATTAAAACGATTAGCTAATAATGGCGAAAGACCTGTTATTGCAATAGGAGGTAACCATGATTCGCCAGATCGTATTGATGCTCCAGATCCATTGGCGCGCGAGTGTGGAATTATATTAATTGGTTATCCAAATGCAGTGATTAACCCATTTCAATTAAATGGATTTAAAATCACGCAATCAGATGCTGGGTTTATCGAGTTACAGCTTAAAAATTCTGATACTCCAATTAGAATTATACATACAGCTTATGCGAATGAAGTTCGTTTAAAGCAATATTTTGGTGAAAATAAAGACGAAGAATTAAACAAAGTTTTAAAACATCAATGGAATACGATTGCCGAAAAATATTGTGACGAAAACGGAATCAATTTGTTGGTTGCTCATTTATACATGAACAGTCAAGGTACTGCAATTTTATTGGAAGAACCAGAAGGTGAGAAACCTATCAAAATTGGAAATGCGGATTTAGTGTTTTCAGATGCAATTCCGAGTCAAATACAATATACGGCTTTGGGACATTTGCATGGATTTAATAACGTTGGTACGGCGGAAAAACCTATTGTTTACTCGTCATCTCCGTTGTGTTACAGTTTTTCAGAAGCGGGACAAACAAAATATGTTTCTATCATTGATGCAGAACCCAATCAAGTTGTGAAATTTGAAAAAATTGCATTAAAAAATGGTCGACCTTTAATTCGAAAAAAGTTTGATAATATCGATAGCGCAGTTTCTTGGTTAAATGAAAATCAAAACACATTGGTTGAATTAACCTTAGAAAGTGATACATTTTTAAAGACTGATGATCGTAAATTAATCTATCAATCACATGATGGAATTATTCATTTAATTCCTAAGATTAAAAATAATCAAGTTGAAAATCCAATTCATACAGATATTAATTTAGATAAGGATATGAAAGAACTTTTTAAGGATTATTTTAAATCCAAAAACGGAAATCAAGATCCAAATGATGAGATTGTTGATTTATTTAATGAAGTGATGAATTCTTAA